CCCCACTTCGCGGTTCGATTCGTTTTACGTCTCCGATCAGGAACTGCGGTTTACGGAATACAACTCAGAGACGCCAGCCGGTGCAGCTTACAACGTCGCGTTATCGCATATGTTCATGGGGCTGCCTGCATTCCAGGAGTTCCAGCGGAAGTATCAGGTCTATCCGTTACCGACGCATTACGGCGTGATGTCGTCGCTTCTCAAAGCCTATTACCAGTGGCTGGGCCGTCGCGAACTCCCTCGCATCGCCATTCTCGACTGGAAAGAAGTACCCACTTTCAGCGAGTTTGTGCTGTATCAGAATCTGTTCAAACAACATGGCATTGATGCTGTCATCGCGGACCCTCGCGAAGTCACTTATAACGGCAACAAACTCTCTACGTCTGATGGTAAGCCGATTGATCTGATTTACAAACGTGTCCTGATCAGTGAACTGCTGGAACGGGGAGGCATGGAACATCCAGTGGTTCGTGCAGTCCGTGCCGGGCATGTGTGCATGATCAATCCGTTCCGATGCAAGATACTGTACAAGAAGGCAAGCTTTGCTGTTCTCTCCGATGAACGCAACGCCCATCTGTTTGATGCCAACGAGTTATCTGCAGTTCAGGAACATATCCCCTGGACACGCGTCGTCGCGGAACGCAAATCTCAACTACCGATGGTACGTATTGCTTGTCCGGAAACAGTGAATGAAGCTGCGCGCAAGGTAGCTGGGCAAACGGTTGACCTGGTACCTTTTATCCTTGCGAACAAGGATGCTCTGGTGCTCAAACCCAATGATGATTACGGCGGAAAAGGCATCGTGCTCGGATGGACGGTAGATCAATCAACCTGGGAAAAGGCGGTGCAAACTGCGTTGACTACACCATACATCGTGCAAGAACGGGTGCACTTGCCGAAGGAACCATTCCCCTACCTATCAGATGGAAAACTGCAGGTCAGCGAGATCATGGTGGATACCAATCCGTTTGTTTATCATGGTGAATATGTGGAAGGATTCCTTTCCCGCATCTCAGCACATGAACTATTGAACGTCACCGCAGGAACTGGCTCAACGGTTCCGAGCTTTGTGGTGGAGCCACGTCAATAGCCGGGCGCATTAATTCTTTGTGAATAAATGTAGAGAGTCTTGACATCCGAAAGAATTAGGAGTTTAATACCTAAACATTTAGGACTCGGTACGCGAGGAAGACCCGTGCAGATTGCTATACAACCGACCCCACGCGAGTTGGAAATCCTGAAAGCCCTTTGGGATCATGGGCCCAGTGGTGTACGAGAGGTGTACCAGATATTGGCTGAAGCCCAAGACGAGGATTTGGCCTATAATACGGTGCAAACACTGCTTCGTATAATGGAAGATAAGGGCTTGGTCAAACATCATGTAGAAGGCCGGGCATTTATTTATTCGCCAATATTTTCTCGCGAACAGAGTGTTTCCGGTTATGTAGAACGGGTATTTAATGGGGCGGCCAGCGAAATGGTGGCTACCTTGCTCAATAATGAGCGTCTGCCAGCGAAAGAATTAGAGAAGATACAGGATTTAATCAACGAAGCCAAACGTCGCCGTGCGTGAGGCCGTTGTAGAAGTATTGGCAGTAAGCAATGCCTGTGAGGAGTGGATCATCATGCCAGACGCACTGTTCTCGCTCGACGGTTGGCTGCTGCGTACCACCTTGGCTGGAGGCATTGTTTTATTCATTGGCAGTGTATGGATGCTCCTCACCAGGCAGCCGGTGCAACGGCAGAGAATCGGGGAATCAGCACTTCTGGCCGCCCTTCTGGTTGCCCTGCCCGCTGCATTGCCTGCCTGGTGGTCACTGCCTGGCACTGAAGCAGCCAGCCCTACTAACAGGGCACTTTTCAATGGAAACCTTTCAGATCACTTGAATGTTCAACCCGCCAAACCAGAAAAAAAAGAGTCTGCATTTGCGAATTCCCTCGAACTGGCTGAGCAGGATGCAGAACTCTTTGAAATTGTTGGCCTGTTGCAGTCGCTGAAGAATGATGACGGAAGCGATGCCAGCCATCAGGACGGCGGAGTAATTTACCAGGAAACTCCACCTGCTGAAGCTGAAACAGCCAAATGCAAAGTCAAGGGTCTGTCATTTTCAATGCAGTTCTGGACTTGGACACTTCGAGGAATTGGAGTGACCTACCTGACGATGGTTCTGGTGCTTCTGATTCGGTGCAGCATTGGTTATTACGGATTGTGGCGTTACTGGCGGCATCGTCGCCCTGCCCCTGCACATGTTCACACAGCCCTGGCTGAACTCGAACCTGATCCTGCACTCCGACCGCGCATTGGAGTCAATTCTCTGGTTCATGGACCTGTCAGTTATGGCCTATGGAAGCCGACCATTCTGCTTCCACCTCATTTCTGCAATGAAGGCGATCCAGAAAAACTACGCTGGATTCTGGCCCATGAATTAACCCATCTACGTCGTCGCGATGCCTGGGGCTGCCTGCTTCTGGCTTTGGGCGGCGCGTTCTACTTCCATGTTCCCTGGTACTGGTGGATGAAACGGCATGTACGTCTGGCTCAGGAATACCTGGCTGACGCTGCAGCAGTGAAGTTCTCGAGCGCCGTGGAATATGCCCAATACCTGGTCAGTTTAACCTCCTGTTCGTCGCGGCCCACGCTGGCCAGCAGCCAGGCAACAGGTGTTTTCGAAACCCCATCTGATTTATACCGGAGAGTTCACATGTTATTGCATCAACGGAGCGTGCTCGAACGGGGCACCCCGCGCTGGTGGACCGTTACTGCTGCGGCCAGCTTCCTGGCCCTGGCTACCTGCACTGCAGGAATGAAACTTCAGGCTGTGGAACCTGACGTTCATGTTGCCAATACAACTCAGGCTGACGATGACGAGCAGAAAGTTGACAAGAAATCAAGCGACGTTAAAAAAGAACGCAAAGTCAAAGTCATCGTCGATGGAAAAGAAGTTAGCGGCGATGAAAAGAACGTCATCGTTCTTCAAGGTGATGATAAAGGCGATGGTAAACTTGCTCTTCGGATGCAGATTGCAGGCTTGGATGACAAACAGAAAAAAATTGATGAGGCTCTGAAAAAACTCGATCAGGCACTCGAAAAGATGCCTAAGCAACTTGATGCAGAAACCAAAGCCCGGCTGGAAGAAGTAAAAAAAACTCTGAAGTCAATGAAGGAAAATCAGCAGGTCTGGCTCAAGGCAGCAGATGAAGCCAAGGGTGAGGCCGCCAAGTTACATCTTCGCTTGCACGATCTGCATCAAGATCATGCGGCTCTCACAGAGGATGCCAAGAAACATATCGAGCTTCATCTGCAGCAGGCACAAAAACATGCCAAGCTGCAGACTGAAAGAGCAGCCCAGGCAGAAAAGCTGGCCAGTGATCATCGCGATAAAGCATTAGCTGCGGAAAAACTGGCGAAGCAGGCTCAGGAAAAAGCGCTCGTTCGCTGGCGAGAAGCCAGGAGTGGCGACGACCGGGATGCTGCCATCAAGGAACTGGAAAAGGCCATTGCTGAAAAAGAAAAGGCACTGAAGTCGCTCAAAGACAATACTGCCAAGCGTGGTGATATGGTAGCTCGCGTGGCTCCTGCATCAAGCAAAGGTCGATTGGGTGTCATGGTAGCCACCATTGATCCCACACTGCGAAGCCATCTCGATATTGGCGACGATCAGGGATTGCTGATTCAGAACGTGGTGGAAGACAGTGCAGCATGGAACAATGGCAAAGGCTTGAAGAATGGCGACATTCTGCTCAACCTGGGTGGCAAATCCATCAGTTCCAGCCCTGAAAAGTTCGTAGAACTGGTGAAGTCACTCAAGGAAGGAACACACTCCGCTACGGTGCTTCGCAAGGGCAAGAAAGTCAACATTCAAGGTATTAAGCTCCCTGGTGCTGAGAAGATCAGCGATGAAGATACCAAACCAGCTGCAGCCCTGTCACCATTGGAACTGCATCTAGTTCCTGTATTGGATGGCAAAGTCGACCATGTAACACTGGCCCCTTCGATCAACAAGGCAGTTCAAGCACAGATGAAACTTGATCCTGTCGTTATCAAAGACCTCGTTACTATCAAGCCTGAGCTAGCTCAACTGGCTCATGGACAGTTGAAGCTGGAACCTGCAGTCAAGTTTAACCCTGTACTGGAAGTCAAACCCAACATGGTCCTTGAACATCCGATTACGATAGCCGGGGATGTCAAAAAGGCTCAGGTTGTTGACGCCGCCGTGGACCATGATCCTCAGGGTACAGTTACCAGCAAGCCTCGTTTGGGCGTTGTTCTCGATCAGGTCCCTGAAGTGGTAGCTACCCAGGTAGAACTGGCTGAAGATCGCGGCCTGTTAGTCAAGGAAGTTGTCGAAGGCTCAGCTGCTCAAAAAGCTGGTTTCCTGAAAAACGACATCCTGATTGAATTCGCTGATAAGGCTGTAACTCGTGATCATCCTGCATTTACTGAACGTGTGAAATCGCTCAAGCCAGGCAAGTACACCGCTACCGTGATTCGCAAGGGCAAGGAAATCCGCCTACGCGATATTAACCTGACTGCAGTCAAAAGCGTTGACGAAGAACGCAAAGCCAAGGCCAAAGAATGGATGGTGGAAGACACCAAGGAGAAGGAAACAGCCAAAGCTGAATCCAAGAAGAAAGACGGCTTTGACAAGAATAAGGAAGACTTCTTCCCCAACGCCAGGCCGAACTTCAACTTTGGCCGTCAGCAAGGCAATACCTCTGTCAGCATCAACAACGGCAAGTTTACTGCTACCACCACCAACGACGAAAAGACCGTTACAGTTGTTGGCCAGATGGTAAATGGCAAAGCCCAGCCCAGCAGCATCACCATCAAGACTGAAGACTCTGAAAAGAAGTATAAGACTGTAAAAGATGTGCCTGAAGAGGATCGTGCAGAAGTGGAAAAACTGCTCAGCAGCTTCAAGGGCAATGCGTTCATGCTGCGAGGCAACGAGTTCAATGCTGGCGCTTTCAACGATGCCTTTGAGCAACACATGAAGCAACTCGAGAAGCAGATGAAGGAAATGGGGCTGGATAACCCCGGCTTTGAACAAATGGAGAAGCAGATGCAGGAACTGCGCAAGCAACTGCAGCGTTTACGCCAGAATCGACAGAATAATGATGATGATAATCAGAACTAACCTGATTTGAACTAAACTCTGAAAACCCACGGAAGTCCTCCGTGGGTTTCTTGTTGTGTTCCTGAAAAAATGCGATAGGATTTGAGTCTGCCTAGTTCATCCTTCCAGTTGAGAGTTCGCATGCGCTGGTTTGCTGTTGTCTGCTTTGCTGTGGTGTTTTCCTTTCCGCTGCATGCCCAGAAAGAATATGGATTCGATAACCGGAAAGCGTCCGGCCAGCCTTACCTTTCACCTGAAGAGACTGTCAAGCGGATGAAACCGCTGCCTGGGTTTTCGGTTAAATTATTTGCCGCTGAACCGCTGATGACCAACCCGATTGCCATGACCGTTGATGATAAAGGTCGCGTCTGGATCATTGAAAGTTTCGAGTATCCCAAACTGACTCCGCCAGGAAAAGCGCCTCGTGATCGCATTGTCATTCTCGAAGATACCGATGGCGATGGCATAGCAGACAAGCGAACTGTCTTTGCCGAGGGCAAGGACTTTCCCGTTACGAAACAACGTGCTGCCCAGGGTCGCGGCGCCTTCGACATGGCCAGCGGCATTGAAGTCTACGGCAACGGCTGTTTCGTCGGCGCACCTCCCTATCTCTGGCATCTGAAAGATGAAAACAAGGATGGGAAGGCTGATTCCTTCGAAATTGTCGCCAGCGGTTTCGGTTCACAGGATACCCACGAAACTCTGAACACCTTCACATGGGGACCAGATGGCTGGCTCTACGGGCTGCATGGCGTGTTCACTATCTCCAAAGTGACCACGCCAGCACAAACGGGAGAGCCTGCCATCGATATGGATGCTGGCGTGTGGCGTTATCATCCCGTGAAGAAAACCTTTGAAATGTTCGCCGAAGGCACCAGCAATCCATGGGGCATGGATTTCAACAAGGATGGCGAATGCTTCATCTGCTGTTGTGTCATTCCTCATCTGTTTCATATCGTTCAAGGCGGCGTTTACATCAAGCAAGGCAGCAAGCCCAGCTACAATCCTTATGCCTACGGAGCACTCAAAGAAATCTGCGATCATACATTTCATAAGGAAAGCGGATGGGCACACGCCGGCCTGCTCTGTCTCGATGCACCACATTTTCCCAAGGAACTGCAGGGACAACTGATCTTCGGCTCGATTCATGGCTGTTCGATCAAACGCAATTCGCTCAAGCCACATGGTTCCACTTTCATTGCCAGCAGGGAAGATGATTTTCTGGTATCGGGCGATAAGAATTTCAGGCCTATTCAGATGCGTTGGGCGCCTGATGGCTCTATCCTGGTCAGCGATTGGCATGATCAGAATCCATGCCATCAGACCAAACCTGACGACTGGGATTACGAACGAGGCCGGATTTATCGGATTGTGCCCCCGCCGCATCCTCAGATCAGCCTGGACGCTAATCCTTTCCTTAGGAAACGCCAGCCACTCGAGAAACAACTTTCCAGCACTACTACGGAAATCATAAGACTGGATGAACACAAGCCTACTGATGCTCTGATTGCAATCTATGCAAAGCTGATCCAGGATGTATACGATCCTCGAATCCTGCAGAAACTGGCTTCACTCACTCTGCGATGGTCTAAACAGCATAGTGTGCTGCCTCTTCTGACCGCATGGTACACCAAGCCC
This portion of the Planctomycetia bacterium genome encodes:
- a CDS encoding BlaI/MecI/CopY family transcriptional regulator gives rise to the protein MQIAIQPTPRELEILKALWDHGPSGVREVYQILAEAQDEDLAYNTVQTLLRIMEDKGLVKHHVEGRAFIYSPIFSREQSVSGYVERVFNGAASEMVATLLNNERLPAKELEKIQDLINEAKRRRA
- a CDS encoding c-type cytochrome, whose translation is MRWFAVVCFAVVFSFPLHAQKEYGFDNRKASGQPYLSPEETVKRMKPLPGFSVKLFAAEPLMTNPIAMTVDDKGRVWIIESFEYPKLTPPGKAPRDRIVILEDTDGDGIADKRTVFAEGKDFPVTKQRAAQGRGAFDMASGIEVYGNGCFVGAPPYLWHLKDENKDGKADSFEIVASGFGSQDTHETLNTFTWGPDGWLYGLHGVFTISKVTTPAQTGEPAIDMDAGVWRYHPVKKTFEMFAEGTSNPWGMDFNKDGECFICCCVIPHLFHIVQGGVYIKQGSKPSYNPYAYGALKEICDHTFHKESGWAHAGLLCLDAPHFPKELQGQLIFGSIHGCSIKRNSLKPHGSTFIASREDDFLVSGDKNFRPIQMRWAPDGSILVSDWHDQNPCHQTKPDDWDYERGRIYRIVPPPHPQISLDANPFLRKRQPLEKQLSSTTTEIIRLDEHKPTDALIAIYAKLIQDVYDPRILQKLASLTLRWSKQHSVLPLLTAWYTKPIHTDTVIPFLLWLATEQELQRNRTALLQTLSSQISHSDLVNQHLLARVTRRLSATNDAEAFAACLELMQPIENQQILERGLQGLAEGSRGRKLSHVKDLAAWHRLTQRARKYQNAAVNRLLQQISISLHDPEAVKLAQHTLLDKNQSVSARMDAISQLGFMQDATVLPALQQLLVDNSPLELKKAVAQSLPSYQYEELGKEIIANWKQYSPVLQAELITTLRSRKAWAKSLLLALGDKTVSREQLHDNVALAIRQFKDRELNELLDKHYGVFHESPAELDKLLQQLRKDVAQGTGNADAGRKMFEKHCMQCHKFDGQGHDVGPNLDGAERTREYLLSNIVDPNRVVGTPYFTRTIVLKNGKLITGLLVEEDANTIRLKRENAIIEVIAKADIEEQATSTKSLMPEGMSKNMRIQELRDLIRYLEHPTRK